The segment GAGGTTGCGGCGCTTGCCGGTCTTGGGATTCACCTTGCGCGAATAGAGCCGGTATTCGCCGGACGCGAGCTTGCGGATCATGGTTGCGCCTCCTGCTTGCCGTGATGTCAACGGCGCCTCCCTGCGCAAGTTCCTGTTCGAACCCGCAAGTCCGGCGGGCGACCCGCTCGATTTACCTCTCCCCGCTGGGAAGAGGAAAATCAGAAGCACAGCGTGGTGACGAGCTTGCCCTGCTTGTCCTTGATCGCATAGGGACAGCGCAGCCGCTCCAGCGCCTTCTTGGCGTCCTCGTCGCCGAGGGCTGCGGCACGCTCGTAATAGGCCTTGGCGGCGTCCTTGTCCTTTGGACCGCCGCGGCCCTCCTGGGCGAAGGCGCCCATCCGCTCCAGCGCGCCGGGATGGTTTTGCGCGGCCGCCTTCTCGAACAGCGCGCGGGCCGCGACGTCGTCCTTCTCGCCGCCATTGCCGTTCGCAAGCATCAGGCCGAGCTGGTACTGCGCCTCCGCATTGGTCTCCGCCGCCTTGCCGAGCAGCGTGCGCGCCTGCGCAGGATCAGCCGGCGCGCCACCGCCGGCGCTGCCGAGTGCGGCGAGGTTGGAGACGCCGCGCGGATTGCCGGCCTGCGCCGCCTTCTCGAACAGCTTTCGCGCCTGCGCCTCGTCCTTGGCGACGCCCGAACCCGTGCCGTAGATCACGCCGAGCTCGACCATCGCAGCGCTGGAACCCTTGTCGGCCGCCTTGCGCCAGGCAGCGATCGCGTCGGCCGTCTGCCGGTTCGCGGCATAGGCGCGTCCAAGCGCGAACATCGCGCGACGCGAGGCTGGCGCGGCCTGCTTGCAGAACTTGATGGCGGTCGCAACGTCCGAGGCTGCGATCTCCGCCACGCCCTTCACGTCGGCCGGCTTGTCGGGGTCGCTGGGATCGGCAGCGACGCGGTCGCACAGCACGAGATCGGCCGATTGCGCATGCGCCGCCAGCGGCGCTGCGAGCAGGAAGAGGATGGCTAGGAGATAGGGTCGCATAGGCGTCACGTTGCGTCGGCGTCCCGGCAAATTCAAGGCTCGAGTCCCGATTGGCGCAGCGCGGGCACGACCTCCGGCGATGCCAGATAGCGCAGCAGCCGATCCGCCGCATCCGCGTGTTTCGCGTTCGCCATGCGGCCGGCCGAAAACACCGCCGGCGTTTGCAGCTCGAGCGGGATCGGGCCGATCACCTCGATGCCGTCGACCTGCTTCAGCTCGCTGATCTGTTGCACGGCGAGGTCCGCCTCGCCGCTGACGAGCCGCTCCGCGGTAAAGCCCTGCTGCACGATCGTCGCCTTGGCGTTGATCTCCGCCGCAATCCCCATCCGCTCGATCAGCTGCGCAAAATAGATTCCGCTCGCGCCGAGCCTTGAATAGGCGACGGATCGCGCCGCCAGCACCGTCTTGCGCAACGCGGCTTCGCTTTCGATGTCGGGATGCGCGTGTCCCGCTTTGACCGCCAGGCCGACATAGGAGCGCGCCAGGTCGGCCGCGCTGTCTCTGACCACGCGGCCCTCGCCGACCATCTCGTCGAGCCCTTCCCGCGTGAGGATGACGAGGTCGGCCGCCTCGCCCTCGCGCAAGCGCTTCAGCAGCGCCACGGTCGGTGCGAAGTCGGCATCGACATGGATGCCGGCTGCCCTTTCATAGGTCGACGAGAGACTGCGCATCGCGCCCATCAGGCCGAGCGTCGAGAGCATGCGAACGACATTGTCCATATGGATTCCCTTGGGCGTCAGGCGGCGTGCATCAGCTTGAGCGCCGCGGTCAAGCGCAGGCTGCGCTTACCGGCCAGCGCAGTCGCTTCCAGCACCGCGCCCTCGCCGTCATAGCTGCCGGAGAAGCCGATGCCGACCTCGTGGCCGCCGAAGACCGGATCGTCCTTGGCCGGCGTGTGCTCCTGGTTGAGGATCTGGCCCTTCCAGCGGCCGTTCGCCGCGGTGTAGCTGCCGAGATAATAGAACGCCGCATCGCCGCCGAGGATGCGCCCCCGGTTGAGCAGCATCACGCCGGTGAGGCCGCCATCGACGCCATCCAGCATCCGCAGGTGGACGGAGTAGAGGCCATCGGCGATGCCGCCCTCGCCGACACCACCGGCGATCGGCACCTCGTCCTCGGTGATCGGCGTCATCAGCGACTGGAAGGGCACGCCGGGCAGCTCCTTCAGCTCACCCTTGAAGCGATAGAGATCGCCGTCCGCCCAGCCCCTCGCGATCAGCGTCGCATCGTCGGTGCCAGCCATGGCGCGATAGTTCGGGTCGGGGTTGTGGCGAACGGTCTTGATCACGACGCTGACCCCATCGTCGCTCTTCTCGTAGGTGCCGATATGGGCAAAGGCCGAATTGCCGCCGAGCATCTTGCCGTTGCCGGCATGCATCACGCTCCGGCCGACCGCATCGCCGAGCTGAAACCGCACCTTGTAGAAGCCCTCAAACACCAGCCGTCCCCGGCCCTGCGCGCATCCAGGCGCAGTCTATCCCGGTTTGGCCGGCGATGGACAGGCTTCAGGCCGGCATGGCCGGCAGACCCACAACAACGAATGTCATCCAAATGCAAAAATCCGCCGGAGCCTATCTGCTCCGGCGGATTGAAAGCCAACCCGGGCCAGCCCCCCAGCCCGGGCCGGGAGGATCTTAGGCGACGGCCTTCTTCTCGGCCGGCACAGACGCGATCGTCTTCAGGATCTGAGAAGCGATCTGGTATGGGTCGCCCTGCGAGTTCGGACGGCGGTCTTCCAGATAGCCCTTGTAGCCGTTGTTGACGAAGGAGTGCGGAACGCGGATCGAAGCACCGCGGTCGGCCACGCCGTAGCTGAACTTGTTCCAGGGCGCAGTCTCGTGCTTGCCGGTCAGACGCTTGTCGTTGTCCGGGCCGTAGACGGCGATGTGGTCCATCAGGTTCTTGTCGAAGGCCGCCATCAGCGCCTCGAAATATTCCTTGCCGCCGACCGTGCGCATATACTCGGTCGAGAAGTTGGCGTGCATGCCGGAGCCGTTCCAGTCGGTGTCGCCGAGCGGCTTGCAGTGGAACTCGATATCGACGCCGTACTTCTCGGTCAGGCGCAGCATGAGGTAGCGGG is part of the Bradyrhizobium commune genome and harbors:
- a CDS encoding tetratricopeptide repeat protein; this translates as MRPYLLAILFLLAAPLAAHAQSADLVLCDRVAADPSDPDKPADVKGVAEIAASDVATAIKFCKQAAPASRRAMFALGRAYAANRQTADAIAAWRKAADKGSSAAMVELGVIYGTGSGVAKDEAQARKLFEKAAQAGNPRGVSNLAALGSAGGGAPADPAQARTLLGKAAETNAEAQYQLGLMLANGNGGEKDDVAARALFEKAAAQNHPGALERMGAFAQEGRGGPKDKDAAKAYYERAAALGDEDAKKALERLRCPYAIKDKQGKLVTTLCF
- a CDS encoding substrate-binding domain-containing protein gives rise to the protein MDNVVRMLSTLGLMGAMRSLSSTYERAAGIHVDADFAPTVALLKRLREGEAADLVILTREGLDEMVGEGRVVRDSAADLARSYVGLAVKAGHAHPDIESEAALRKTVLAARSVAYSRLGASGIYFAQLIERMGIAAEINAKATIVQQGFTAERLVSGEADLAVQQISELKQVDGIEVIGPIPLELQTPAVFSAGRMANAKHADAADRLLRYLASPEVVPALRQSGLEP
- a CDS encoding GrlR family regulatory protein, with translation MFEGFYKVRFQLGDAVGRSVMHAGNGKMLGGNSAFAHIGTYEKSDDGVSVVIKTVRHNPDPNYRAMAGTDDATLIARGWADGDLYRFKGELKELPGVPFQSLMTPITEDEVPIAGGVGEGGIADGLYSVHLRMLDGVDGGLTGVMLLNRGRILGGDAAFYYLGSYTAANGRWKGQILNQEHTPAKDDPVFGGHEVGIGFSGSYDGEGAVLEATALAGKRSLRLTAALKLMHAA